Proteins encoded in a region of the Phoenix dactylifera cultivar Barhee BC4 chromosome 3, palm_55x_up_171113_PBpolish2nd_filt_p, whole genome shotgun sequence genome:
- the LOC103702096 gene encoding uncharacterized protein LOC103702096, giving the protein MVSREHKRASLHDKLQLLRSITNSHALNKTSIIIDASKYIEELKQKVERLNQEIACAQNVVEEDPMPMVTVETLKRGFLINVFSEKRCPGLLVSILEAFEELGLSVLEARASCTDTFCLEAVGGENQTENLDAQVVKQAVLQAIKSCSEGSEQE; this is encoded by the exons atggTCTCTAGGGAGCACAAGAGAGCTTCTCTGCATGACAAGCTGCAACTCCTTCGCTCGATTACGAACTCTCATGCA CTAAATAAAACATCCATCATCATAGATGCATCAAAATACATCGAGGAGCTGAAGCAGAAAGTCGAAAGATTGAATCAGGAGATTGCATGTGCACAGAATGTTGTTGAAGAAGACCCTATGCCTATG GTCACAGTTGAAACCCTAAAAAGGGGTTTCCTCATCAATGTGTTCTCAGAGAAGAGATGCCCAGGATTGCTTGTCTCTATTCTGGAGGCCTTTGAGGAGTTGGGTCTCAGTGTGCTGGAAGCTAGGGCTTCTTGCACTGACACCTTCTGTCTAGAGGCAGTAGGTGGAGAG AATCAAACTGAAAATCTGGATGCGCAAGTGGTGAAACAAGCAGTGCTGCAAGCCATCAAGAGTTGCTCTGAAGGGAGCGAGCAAGAGTAA
- the LOC120110168 gene encoding uncharacterized protein LOC120110168, whose amino-acid sequence MFIPGIRFKPWGTYSFLALTSLSSLRLSLSLHFLCLLGMGSFQAWVSEHKLAGVGTLWAAALVASLAYSRKRSPHKTSIRLIHARMHAQALTLAVLSGAALKHYYETKFAVDDNKN is encoded by the exons ATGTTCATCCCAGGTATCAGGTTTAAACCCTGGGGCACCTACTCTTTTTTAGCACTCACTTCACTCTCCTCTctgcgtctctctctctctctccatttccTGTGTCTTCTCGGGATGGGTTCCTTTCAGGCATGGGTCTCCGAGCACAAGCTCGCCGGTGTTG GAACTCTATGGGCTGCAGCCTTGGTGGCGTCCTTAGCTTACTCGCGTAAAAGATCGCCGCACAAGACCAGTATCCGGCTGATCCATGCTAG GATGCATGCGCAAGCCCTGACCCTTGCAGTGCTCTCAGGTGCAGCATTGAAGCATTACTACGAGACCAAGTTCGCCGTGGATGACAACAAAAACTGA